In Anopheles gambiae chromosome 2, idAnoGambNW_F1_1, whole genome shotgun sequence, a single window of DNA contains:
- the LOC1268733 gene encoding flotillin-2 isoform X1, translating into MGNIHTVGPNEALIVSGGCCGSTKKRTIVGGWAWAWWLVTDVQRLSLEVMTLNPMCEMVETAQGVPLTVTGVAQCKIMKMMNVYYFHHQADELLGTASEQFLGKSVKEIKMTILQTLEGHLRAILGTLTVEEVYKDRDQFAALVREVAAPDVGRMGIEILSFTIKDVYDDVQYLQSLGKAQTASVKRDADAGVAEANRDAGIREAECEKSAMDVKYSTDTKIEDNARMYKLQKANFDQEINTAKAESQLAYELQAAKIRQRIRNEEIQIDIVERRKQIEIETQEINRKDCELNATVKLPAEAESYRVQAIAEGKRTQTVESARAEAERIKKIGSAEAYAIEQVGKAEAERMRMKANVYKMYGDAAIMNIVLESLPKIAAEVAAPLAKTEEIVLIGGNDQTTGDVTRLVGQLPPAINALTGVDLSKVLGKIPGAKA; encoded by the exons GTGGTTGTTGTGGCTCCACGAAGAAACGTACCATTGTCGGCGGTTGGGCATGGGCCTGGTGGTTGGTAACCGACGTCCAGCGCCTCTCGCTAGAGGTGATGACGCTGAATCCCATGTGCGAAATGGTTGAGACGGCCCAGGGTGTCCCACTGACCGTAACCGGAGTGGCACAGTGCAAAATCATGAAG ATGATGAACGTCTATTATTTTCACCACCAGGCCGACGAGCTGCTTGGCACGGCGAGCGAGCAATTTTTGGGCAAATCGGTAAAGGAAATCAAGATGACAATCCTGCAAACGCTCGAAGGTCACCTGCGAGCGATTCTTG GAACGCTTACAGTCGAGGAGGTGTACAAAGACCGCGACCAGTTCGCGGCACTGGTGCGCGAGGTCGCGGCCCCTGACGTCGGCAGGATGGGCATCGAGATATTGTCCTTTACGATCAAGGACGTGTACGACGATGTCCAGTACCTGCAGTCGCTCGGTAAGGCGCAGACGGCGAGCGTGAAGCGCGACGCTGATGCGGGTGTTGCCGAGGCTAATCGTGACGCCGGCATACGGGAGGCCGAGTGCGAGAAGAGCGCCATGGACGTCAAGTACTCAACCGACACCAAGATCGAGGACAACGCACGCATGTACAAGCTGCAGAAGGCAAACTTTGATCAGGAAATTAACACGGCG AAAGCAGAATCGCAGCTCGCGTACGAACTGCAGGCTGCCAAAATTCGCCAGCGCATCCGTAACGAGGAAATTCAGATCGATATCGTAGAGCGCCGCAAGCAGATCGAGATCGAAACGCAGGAAATCAATCGCAAGGATTGCGAACTGAACGCCACGGTGAAACTGCCGGCGGAGGCGGAGAGTTACCGCGTGCAAGCGATTGCTGAGGGCAAACGCACGCAAACGGTCGAAAGTGCACGGGCCGAGGCAGAGCGCATCAAGAAGATCGGATCGGCGGAAGCGTACGCCATCGAGCAGGTCGGAAAAGCGGAAGCGGAACGGATGCGTATGAAGGCGAACGTATACAAGATGTACGGCGATGCGGCCATCATGAATATCGTGCTCGAATCACTGCCTAAG ATCGCAGCTGAAGTTGCGGCGCCATTGGCGAAGACAGAAGAGATCGTTCTGATCGGTGGCAACGATCAAACGACGGGCGATGTGACGCGTCTCGTTGGACAGCTGCCTCCAGCCATCAATGCCCTGACCGGGGTTGACCTATCGAAGGTGCTGGGCAAGATACCCGGGGCGAAAGCATAA
- the LOC1268733 gene encoding flotillin-2 isoform X2 translates to MGNIHTVGPNEALIVSGGCCGSTKKRTIVGGWAWAWWLVTDVQRLSLEVMTLNPMCEMVETAQGVPLTVTGVAQCKIMKADELLGTASEQFLGKSVKEIKMTILQTLEGHLRAILGTLTVEEVYKDRDQFAALVREVAAPDVGRMGIEILSFTIKDVYDDVQYLQSLGKAQTASVKRDADAGVAEANRDAGIREAECEKSAMDVKYSTDTKIEDNARMYKLQKANFDQEINTAKAESQLAYELQAAKIRQRIRNEEIQIDIVERRKQIEIETQEINRKDCELNATVKLPAEAESYRVQAIAEGKRTQTVESARAEAERIKKIGSAEAYAIEQVGKAEAERMRMKANVYKMYGDAAIMNIVLESLPKIAAEVAAPLAKTEEIVLIGGNDQTTGDVTRLVGQLPPAINALTGVDLSKVLGKIPGAKA, encoded by the exons GTGGTTGTTGTGGCTCCACGAAGAAACGTACCATTGTCGGCGGTTGGGCATGGGCCTGGTGGTTGGTAACCGACGTCCAGCGCCTCTCGCTAGAGGTGATGACGCTGAATCCCATGTGCGAAATGGTTGAGACGGCCCAGGGTGTCCCACTGACCGTAACCGGAGTGGCACAGTGCAAAATCATGAAG GCCGACGAGCTGCTTGGCACGGCGAGCGAGCAATTTTTGGGCAAATCGGTAAAGGAAATCAAGATGACAATCCTGCAAACGCTCGAAGGTCACCTGCGAGCGATTCTTG GAACGCTTACAGTCGAGGAGGTGTACAAAGACCGCGACCAGTTCGCGGCACTGGTGCGCGAGGTCGCGGCCCCTGACGTCGGCAGGATGGGCATCGAGATATTGTCCTTTACGATCAAGGACGTGTACGACGATGTCCAGTACCTGCAGTCGCTCGGTAAGGCGCAGACGGCGAGCGTGAAGCGCGACGCTGATGCGGGTGTTGCCGAGGCTAATCGTGACGCCGGCATACGGGAGGCCGAGTGCGAGAAGAGCGCCATGGACGTCAAGTACTCAACCGACACCAAGATCGAGGACAACGCACGCATGTACAAGCTGCAGAAGGCAAACTTTGATCAGGAAATTAACACGGCG AAAGCAGAATCGCAGCTCGCGTACGAACTGCAGGCTGCCAAAATTCGCCAGCGCATCCGTAACGAGGAAATTCAGATCGATATCGTAGAGCGCCGCAAGCAGATCGAGATCGAAACGCAGGAAATCAATCGCAAGGATTGCGAACTGAACGCCACGGTGAAACTGCCGGCGGAGGCGGAGAGTTACCGCGTGCAAGCGATTGCTGAGGGCAAACGCACGCAAACGGTCGAAAGTGCACGGGCCGAGGCAGAGCGCATCAAGAAGATCGGATCGGCGGAAGCGTACGCCATCGAGCAGGTCGGAAAAGCGGAAGCGGAACGGATGCGTATGAAGGCGAACGTATACAAGATGTACGGCGATGCGGCCATCATGAATATCGTGCTCGAATCACTGCCTAAG ATCGCAGCTGAAGTTGCGGCGCCATTGGCGAAGACAGAAGAGATCGTTCTGATCGGTGGCAACGATCAAACGACGGGCGATGTGACGCGTCTCGTTGGACAGCTGCCTCCAGCCATCAATGCCCTGACCGGGGTTGACCTATCGAAGGTGCTGGGCAAGATACCCGGGGCGAAAGCATAA